The following are encoded in a window of Camarhynchus parvulus chromosome 1A, STF_HiC, whole genome shotgun sequence genomic DNA:
- the POLR3H gene encoding DNA-directed RNA polymerase III subunit RPC8 produces the protein MFVLVEMTDTVRIPPWQFERKLNESIAEELNKKLANKVVYNVGLCICLYDITKLEDSYIFPGDGASHTKVHFRYVVFRPFLDEILIGQIKSCSQDGVHVSLGFFDDIVIPPESLQQPAKFDEAEQVWVWEYETEEGAHDLYMDIGEEIRFRVVDETFVDTSPTGPSSAEASTSNAAEEVQKKEAPYTLVGSISEPGLGLLSWWTNS, from the exons ATGTTTGTCCTGGTAGAGATGACTGACACTGTGAGAATTCCTCCCTGGCAGTTTGAAAGGAAATTGAACGAATCCATTGCTGAGGAGCTAAACAAGAAATTGGCCAATAAG gTGGTGTACAACGTTGGGCTCTGCATCTGTCTGTATGATATCACAAAGCTGGAAGATTCATACATATTTCCTGGGGATGGTGCATCACATACCAAGG tgcATTTCCGCTACGTGGTCTTCCGTCCCTTCCTGGATGAGATTCTGATTGGACAGATTAAAAGCTGCAGTCAGGATGGCGTCCATG TTTCTCTTGGATTCTTTGATGATATTGTCATCCCACCAgaatccctgcagcagccagctaAGTT TGATGAAGCAGAGCAGGTGTGGGTGTGGGAATATGAGACAGAAGAAGGGGCCCATGACCTTTACATGGACATTGGGGAAGAGATCCGCTTCCGAGTCGTGGATGAGACGTTTGTTGATACATCACCGACCGGTCCAAGCTCTGCAGAGGCTTCCACTTCAAATGCTGCAGAAGAAGTCCAGAAGAAAGAGGCACCCTACACTCTTGTG GGATCAATCAGCGAGCCAGGCCTGGGCCTCCTGTCGTGGTGGACAAACAGttag
- the CSDC2 gene encoding cold shock domain-containing protein C2 has protein sequence MRACSRRTSSIAHQTAHIHQPAGRQPRQPPEPGCRRHRCSSPGSGAASNPSEPRCSAERRSREPVAAKEVSSSRPTRLGILSPAAHPPDPKTEEPSDPAMSSEPSAPPAVPPLHSPKSPVWPTFPFQREGSRIWERGNLLLRDLPSPLPTKRTRTYSATARASAGPIFKGVCKQFSRSQGHGFITPENGTEDIFVHVSDIEGEYVPVEGDEVTYKVCPIPPKNQKFQAVEVVLTNLAPHTKHETWSGQIIGS, from the exons ATGCGTGCGTGTTCGAGGCGCACATCATCCATCGCACATCAGACAGCGCACATCCATCAGCCGGCAGGCAGGCAGCCGAGACAGCCCCCGGAGCCGGGCTGCAGGCGACACCGCTGCTCCTCGCCCGGCAGCGGAGCAGCGTCCAACCCCTCCGAGCCCCGATGCTCTGCAGAGCGCCGCTCCAGGGAGCCCGTCGCTGCTAAGGAG GTCAGCAGTAGTAGGCCCACACGCCTGGGCatcctttctcctgctgcccacccgCCCGATCCCAAGACGGAGGAGCCCAGCGACCCCGCCATGTCATCGGAGCCCAGCGCCCCGCCGGCAGTGCCGCCCCTGCACTCCCCCAAGTCGCCGGTGTGGCCCACCTTCCCCTTCCAGAGGGAGGGCAGCCGCATCTGGGAGCGGGGAAACCTCCTGCTACGGGACCtgcccagccccctccccaccaagAGGACCAGGACCTACTCGGC GACAGCACGTGCCTCTGCTGGCCCCATCTTCAAGGGTGTCTGCAAGCAGTTCTCTCGCTCCCAGGGCCACGGGTTTATCACCCCAGAGAATGGCACCGAGGACATTTTCGTGCATGTGTCTGA catcGAGGGAGAGTACGTCCCAGTGGAGGGGGACGAGGTGACGTACAAGGtctgccccatccctcccaAGAACCAGAAGTTCCAGGCAGTGGAGGTGGTCCTCACCAACCTGGCACCCCACACGAAGCACGAGACGTGGTCTGGCCAGATCATCGGCTCCTAG
- the PMM1 gene encoding phosphomannomutase 1 isoform X2, with the protein MAAARGRVLCLFDVDGTLTPARQKIEPEVDAFLRELRERVHIGVVGGSDYAKIAEQLGEGDEVIDKFDYVFAENGTVQYKNGQLVSKQAIQDHLGEELLQDLINFCLNYMALLKLPKKRGTFIEFRNGMLNISPIGRSCTPEERIEFSELDKERIREKFVAALQREFAGKGLRFSRGGMISFDVFPEGWDKRYCLNVLDDERFDTIHFFGNETTPGGNDYEIYDDPRTVGHSVQSPQDTVQRCREIFFPERANEC; encoded by the exons atggcggcggcgcggggccgggtGCTCTGTCTCTTCGACGTGGACGGGACCCTGACGCCGGCCCGGCAG AAAATCGAGCCGGAGGTGGACGCGTTCCTGCGGGAGCTGCGGGAGAGGGTGCACATCGGCGTGGTGGGAGGCTCCGACTATGCCAAGATAGCCGAGCAGCTGGGGGAAGGGGACGAAG TCATTGATAAATTTGACTACGTCTTCGCAGAGAACGGCACAGTGCAATACAAGAATGGGCAGCTGGTCTCCAAGCAG GCCATTCAGGACCACCtgggggaggagctgctgcaggatctGATCAACTTCTGTCTCAACTACATGGCACTGCTGAAGCTGCCCAAGAAACG AGGGACCTTCATTGAGTTTCGCAATGGGATGTTGAACATCTCCCCCATCGGTCGCAGCTGCACCCCGGAGGAGCGAATCGAGTTCTCCGAGCTGGACAAG GAGCGGATTCGGGAGAAGTTcgtggcagccctgcagagggaattTGCTGGCAAAGGCCTGCGCTTCTCTCGag GTGGCATGATCAGCTTTGATGTGTTCCCAGAGGGCTGGGACAAGCGCTACTGCCTCAATGTGCTCGATGATGAGAGATTTGACACCATCCACTTCTTTGGGAACGAGACAACTCCT ggagggaacGATTATGAAATCTATGACGATCCCCGCACTGTGGGACACAGTGTCCAGTCCCCCCAGGACACGGTGCAGCGATGCCGCGAAATCTTCTTTCCAGAAAGAGCCAATGAGTGCTGA
- the PMM1 gene encoding phosphomannomutase 1 isoform X1: MAAARGRVLCLFDVDGTLTPARQKIEPEVDAFLRELRERVHIGVVGGSDYAKIAEQLGEGDEVIDKFDYVFAENGTVQYKNGQLVSKQAIQDHLGEELLQDLINFCLNYMALLKLPKKRGTFIEFRNGMLNISPIGRSCTPEERIEFSELDKKERIREKFVAALQREFAGKGLRFSRGGMISFDVFPEGWDKRYCLNVLDDERFDTIHFFGNETTPGGNDYEIYDDPRTVGHSVQSPQDTVQRCREIFFPERANEC, from the exons atggcggcggcgcggggccgggtGCTCTGTCTCTTCGACGTGGACGGGACCCTGACGCCGGCCCGGCAG AAAATCGAGCCGGAGGTGGACGCGTTCCTGCGGGAGCTGCGGGAGAGGGTGCACATCGGCGTGGTGGGAGGCTCCGACTATGCCAAGATAGCCGAGCAGCTGGGGGAAGGGGACGAAG TCATTGATAAATTTGACTACGTCTTCGCAGAGAACGGCACAGTGCAATACAAGAATGGGCAGCTGGTCTCCAAGCAG GCCATTCAGGACCACCtgggggaggagctgctgcaggatctGATCAACTTCTGTCTCAACTACATGGCACTGCTGAAGCTGCCCAAGAAACG AGGGACCTTCATTGAGTTTCGCAATGGGATGTTGAACATCTCCCCCATCGGTCGCAGCTGCACCCCGGAGGAGCGAATCGAGTTCTCCGAGCTGGACAAG AAGGAGCGGATTCGGGAGAAGTTcgtggcagccctgcagagggaattTGCTGGCAAAGGCCTGCGCTTCTCTCGag GTGGCATGATCAGCTTTGATGTGTTCCCAGAGGGCTGGGACAAGCGCTACTGCCTCAATGTGCTCGATGATGAGAGATTTGACACCATCCACTTCTTTGGGAACGAGACAACTCCT ggagggaacGATTATGAAATCTATGACGATCCCCGCACTGTGGGACACAGTGTCCAGTCCCCCCAGGACACGGTGCAGCGATGCCGCGAAATCTTCTTTCCAGAAAGAGCCAATGAGTGCTGA